The following proteins are co-located in the Piscirickettsia litoralis genome:
- the mutY gene encoding A/G-specific adenine glycosylase: protein MTPFTQDVLTWFKKHGRKTLPWQQKITPYKVWLSEIMLQQTQVATVIPYFERFLKQFPTILDLAEAHEDDVLALWTGLGYYARARNLHKAAQQITEQFKGKFPKSFDDVLALPGIGRSTAGAILSISYKQPLPILDGNVKRVLARCHAISAWPGKIQVERELWQIAEQYVPEKQCHHYTQAMMDLGALICTPKNPKCAQCPLTEHCQTYQQGSNPENYPGKKPRKILPTKQTHMLLFQRADGHVLLQKRPSSGIWGGLWSLPEYSQVDKKAWASEWQLKTKTMKQIKELAALKHTFSHYHLDIRPYYLEVDDIITPTESIWYNIDSSKTKGLAAPN from the coding sequence ATGACCCCATTTACCCAAGACGTTCTCACCTGGTTTAAAAAACATGGTCGTAAAACTTTGCCCTGGCAGCAGAAAATTACGCCTTATAAGGTTTGGCTCTCTGAAATTATGCTGCAGCAAACACAAGTTGCCACGGTGATCCCCTACTTTGAGCGTTTTCTAAAGCAATTTCCAACAATACTAGACTTAGCCGAGGCACATGAAGACGACGTTCTCGCGCTCTGGACCGGCTTAGGCTACTACGCACGTGCTCGCAACTTACATAAAGCGGCTCAGCAAATTACAGAGCAGTTCAAAGGTAAATTCCCGAAAAGCTTCGATGATGTGCTTGCCTTACCTGGCATTGGCCGATCAACCGCAGGAGCGATATTATCTATTTCATATAAACAGCCTCTGCCTATCCTAGACGGTAATGTAAAGCGTGTGCTGGCGCGCTGTCATGCTATTTCAGCTTGGCCTGGAAAAATTCAAGTTGAACGTGAGTTATGGCAAATTGCTGAGCAGTATGTCCCAGAAAAACAATGTCATCACTACACGCAAGCGATGATGGACTTAGGTGCGCTCATTTGCACACCTAAAAACCCAAAATGCGCCCAATGTCCATTAACAGAGCATTGCCAAACTTACCAACAAGGTAGCAACCCTGAAAATTACCCTGGGAAAAAGCCGAGAAAAATCTTGCCAACAAAGCAAACACACATGCTGCTTTTTCAACGTGCAGATGGGCATGTGCTGTTACAAAAGCGTCCAAGTTCAGGCATCTGGGGCGGACTTTGGAGCCTACCCGAGTATAGTCAGGTCGATAAAAAAGCCTGGGCAAGCGAGTGGCAGCTCAAAACAAAAACAATGAAACAAATCAAAGAGCTTGCTGCCCTTAAGCATACTTTTAGTCACTATCATCTCGATATTCGTCCTTATTACCTTGAAGTTGATGATATAATCACGCCAACAGAGTCAATTTGGTATAACATAGACTCATCGAAAACAAAGGGCCTCGCTGCCCCCAATTAA
- a CDS encoding oxidative damage protection protein, producing the protein MSRTVHCQKLHKDAEGLDRPTYPGELGQRIFENISKEAWEMWLTHQTMLINEYRLSMIDPKARKMLAEEMEKFLFSSDETEKPAGYVAPEE; encoded by the coding sequence ATGAGCCGTACAGTCCATTGCCAAAAACTACACAAAGATGCCGAAGGCTTAGACCGTCCTACCTATCCGGGAGAGCTTGGTCAACGTATCTTTGAAAACATCTCCAAAGAAGCTTGGGAGATGTGGTTAACGCATCAAACCATGCTGATCAATGAATATCGCCTCAGCATGATTGACCCCAAAGCCCGCAAAATGCTCGCCGAAGAAATGGAAAAGTTCTTGTTTAGCAGTGATGAGACTGAAAAGCCCGCGGGTTATGTCGCACCAGAAGAGTAA
- a CDS encoding DUF2147 domain-containing protein, which yields MKHYMKLASSAVILLLISLSSYAASTPSPIGYWQTINKDTNRPSSIIKIYPAKSTIAGKATSVINGKILGTYLYGEKRKEPAPRCKKCDGKLENTPIVGLPIITNFKQTGKNSWHGGTLLSPRTGSTYENVTLSLANNNQLLRVHVKVGFFSQTEVWHRISLPLIKEIKQSEKQADFKLLMQ from the coding sequence ATGAAGCACTATATGAAATTAGCAAGTTCAGCCGTTATACTGCTACTAATCAGTCTATCAAGCTATGCTGCTTCCACTCCATCTCCCATCGGTTATTGGCAAACGATTAATAAAGATACCAATCGTCCAAGCTCCATCATTAAAATTTACCCAGCTAAGAGCACAATAGCAGGGAAAGCTACTAGCGTTATCAACGGCAAGATACTCGGAACTTACCTCTATGGTGAAAAACGTAAAGAGCCTGCGCCGCGCTGTAAAAAATGTGATGGCAAGTTAGAAAACACACCGATTGTCGGCCTACCGATTATCACTAACTTTAAGCAAACAGGCAAAAACAGCTGGCATGGCGGCACTCTACTCTCACCTCGCACAGGCTCAACTTATGAAAATGTCACCCTAAGCCTAGCCAATAACAATCAGTTACTTAGAGTCCATGTCAAAGTTGGTTTTTTCAGTCAAACGGAAGTTTGGCATCGTATTTCACTACCCTTGATTAAAGAGATTAAGCAAAGCGAAAAGCAAGCTGACTTTAAACTGTTAATGCAATAA
- a CDS encoding class II glutamine amidotransferase yields MCRWLAYQGPKIYLDTLIAKPVNSLINQSISSGGNITTHGDGFGIGWYSNHKKPGLYRDLSPAWNDTNLQEIAHHISSPLFFSHVRASTGSAAASRQNSHPFRYNHWLFMHNGDIGGFPIIRKDLESLINNDYYMHKEGNTDSEALFYLMLSNGLESNPIAAIQTSINQLHSLLKHHNIHLPARMTICITDGTTLYALRHSNDKQSPTLFYRTGASVYVDEKGVCQFTQGKGATLILSEPLDDQENWVSIEEDSLLTVHQGEIHRIPFSLLPKLD; encoded by the coding sequence ATGTGTCGCTGGCTGGCTTACCAAGGCCCTAAAATTTACTTAGACACACTAATTGCTAAGCCGGTCAACTCTCTTATTAATCAAAGCATCTCCAGTGGCGGTAATATTACAACTCATGGAGATGGGTTTGGTATTGGGTGGTACAGTAATCACAAAAAGCCAGGTCTCTATAGAGACCTCTCTCCCGCTTGGAACGATACAAACTTACAAGAAATTGCTCACCATATTTCTTCACCTCTTTTTTTCTCTCATGTCCGCGCCTCCACAGGCAGCGCAGCTGCATCACGCCAAAACAGCCACCCTTTTCGCTATAATCATTGGCTTTTTATGCACAACGGTGACATTGGCGGCTTTCCAATTATTCGCAAAGACCTTGAATCACTGATTAATAATGATTACTACATGCACAAAGAAGGCAATACCGACAGCGAAGCTTTATTTTATCTAATGCTGAGTAATGGGCTCGAAAGCAACCCTATTGCTGCTATTCAAACCTCAATTAACCAACTTCATTCACTACTTAAACATCATAATATTCACCTGCCAGCAAGAATGACAATTTGCATTACTGATGGCACAACTCTCTATGCATTACGCCACTCAAACGATAAACAATCTCCTACTTTATTTTACCGGACAGGCGCATCTGTCTATGTCGATGAAAAAGGTGTTTGTCAGTTTACTCAAGGCAAAGGAGCCACTCTTATTCTCTCAGAGCCTTTAGATGATCAAGAAAACTGGGTAAGTATAGAAGAAGATAGCCTGCTCACTGTACATCAAGGTGAGATTCATCGTATTCCTTTTTCTTTACTACCTAAGCTAGATTAG
- a CDS encoding endonuclease/exonuclease/phosphatase family protein yields MPDYRISALTWNMGNEQVHGSSIQQLSDEVGKEDPDIILISAQEAKESRQRFENLSERIAKRQGYQLLHQTSFRVFTKVSPLPQFLGGDGLNGVSNLLKPSRTHFGVLIKPGVQASISYYPAPGKKKDGINKGGQYAVLKLGSKEIGIIGAHLDSNSPEKRQREAKQLIKAAGGKKTRYDYFYGRP; encoded by the coding sequence TTGCCAGATTACAGAATTTCAGCCCTGACCTGGAATATGGGAAACGAACAAGTTCATGGCTCTAGCATACAACAGTTATCAGATGAAGTCGGTAAAGAAGACCCAGATATTATCCTAATAAGTGCACAAGAAGCTAAAGAAAGCAGGCAACGTTTTGAAAACCTTTCCGAGCGAATAGCCAAAAGACAGGGATATCAACTACTTCACCAAACGTCCTTTCGAGTCTTCACTAAAGTGAGCCCCTTACCACAATTTTTAGGAGGCGACGGCTTAAATGGCGTATCTAACCTACTCAAACCCTCTCGAACTCACTTTGGAGTTTTGATTAAGCCAGGCGTCCAAGCTTCAATAAGCTATTATCCTGCTCCTGGAAAGAAAAAAGATGGTATTAACAAAGGGGGACAATATGCAGTACTTAAACTGGGTAGTAAAGAAATTGGCATTATTGGCGCTCACTTAGACTCAAACAGCCCTGAGAAAAGACAGAGAGAAGCAAAGCAACTTATCAAAGCAGCTGGAGGCAAAAAAACTAGGTACGATTATTTTTATGGGAGACCTTAA
- the astB gene encoding N-succinylarginine dihydrolase, translating to MQAFEVNFDGIVGPSHNYGALSFGNVASIASGSGVSRPKQAALQGLQKMKALHDLGFKQAVSPPHDRPHIATLRRLGFSGADAEVLKSAAKFAPEVFAACCSASSMWTANAATVSPSADSLDGKVHFTPANLSNKFHRSIEHSTTARSLKAIFTDERYFNHHDALPLSEYLGDEGAANHSRFCQNYNDVGVQFFVFGRYGFKQNQLASEKFPARQTYEASAAITRLHQLKPENVVFAQQHPEMIDAGVFHNDVISVGNKNVIMYHENAFVNTAQVIAELEDKFSGQNFYPLKVKNSEVTVNDAVKSYLFNSQLVSISDDEMIIIAPQECHENKAVHQWIMNTIEADNPVSDVRFFDLKQSMKNGGGPACLRLRVVLNEQEFAAINSSVILTDELYNTLVRWVERHYRDELTFDDLKEAKLLEESHAALNELTEILNLGKIYSFQM from the coding sequence ATGCAAGCATTTGAAGTTAATTTTGATGGTATTGTTGGGCCATCACATAATTATGGGGCTTTATCTTTTGGTAATGTTGCATCGATTGCCAGTGGTAGCGGTGTCTCTCGCCCCAAACAAGCGGCTTTGCAAGGTTTACAAAAGATGAAAGCCTTGCATGATTTAGGCTTTAAGCAAGCCGTTTCGCCTCCTCATGATCGCCCGCATATTGCAACATTACGTCGTCTTGGGTTTTCAGGGGCAGATGCAGAGGTATTAAAAAGTGCAGCAAAATTTGCGCCAGAAGTCTTTGCTGCCTGCTGTTCGGCATCGAGTATGTGGACCGCCAATGCGGCGACCGTCTCGCCAAGTGCCGATAGCTTGGATGGTAAAGTTCATTTTACTCCGGCGAATTTAAGCAATAAATTCCACCGCTCTATTGAGCATTCAACAACAGCGCGTTCTTTAAAAGCAATCTTTACTGATGAGCGTTACTTTAACCATCACGATGCTTTGCCATTAAGTGAGTATTTAGGTGATGAAGGCGCTGCGAATCATAGCCGTTTTTGCCAAAATTATAATGATGTGGGGGTGCAGTTTTTCGTATTTGGTCGTTATGGTTTTAAACAAAACCAACTCGCTTCAGAGAAGTTTCCCGCACGTCAGACTTATGAAGCATCAGCGGCAATTACTCGTTTGCACCAACTAAAGCCTGAAAATGTCGTATTCGCTCAGCAGCATCCAGAGATGATTGATGCTGGAGTTTTCCATAATGATGTCATTTCAGTCGGTAATAAAAACGTCATCATGTATCATGAAAATGCGTTTGTAAATACTGCTCAGGTGATCGCAGAGCTAGAAGATAAATTTTCAGGCCAAAACTTTTACCCATTAAAGGTTAAAAATAGTGAAGTGACTGTTAATGATGCGGTAAAAAGTTATTTATTTAATAGCCAGCTCGTTAGTATTAGTGATGATGAAATGATAATTATTGCTCCCCAAGAATGTCATGAAAATAAAGCAGTCCACCAATGGATTATGAATACGATTGAAGCGGATAATCCCGTTAGTGATGTGAGGTTTTTTGACCTGAAGCAAAGTATGAAAAATGGTGGCGGACCGGCGTGTTTACGTTTACGAGTCGTTCTTAATGAGCAGGAGTTTGCTGCGATTAATTCATCAGTGATACTAACCGATGAGTTATACAATACGTTAGTTCGTTGGGTAGAACGTCATTATCGTGATGAGTTGACCTTTGACGATCTAAAAGAAGCTAAATTACTGGAAGAGTCTCATGCCGCTCTTAATGAGTTAACAGAAATTTTGAATTTGGGTAAGATTTATTCTTTCCAAATGTAA
- the astD gene encoding succinylglutamate-semialdehyde dehydrogenase, with the protein MSHYINGEWYPGAGESFSSIDPAYNKEIWQGKAATVNEVDQAVQAARVAFKEWSGKALTERLEVLESFTELLKENKEFLADLIAQETGKPKWETLTEAGAMVGKLAISMKAYEERTGTKESEVPGARAILRHKPHGVVAVFGPYNFPGHLPNGHIVPALLAGNTIVFKPSELTPKTAEAVIKLWQKAGLPAGVLNLVQGLKETGQALASHEQIDGLFFTGSSTTGRILHEQYGGQPGKILALEMGGNNPLIVADIKNPKAAVYHTLQSAYISAGQRCTCARRLIVPVGSEGDEFINDLVTAVKEIKVAEYDAEEQPFMGSLISHQAAKQLLSVQENFVQQGAKSLVEMKLLKEDSGLVSPGLIDVTGVDLMDEEHFGPLLKIIRVKDFDEAISVANNTSFGLSAGILSDNAELYDTFLRLSRAGIVNWNRPLTGASSASPFGGVGDSGNHRASAYYAADYCAYPVASLEAESLVLPETMSPGLTVK; encoded by the coding sequence ATGAGTCATTATATTAATGGAGAGTGGTATCCAGGAGCAGGTGAGTCATTTAGCTCGATTGATCCGGCTTACAATAAAGAAATTTGGCAGGGTAAAGCAGCCACGGTTAATGAAGTCGATCAAGCGGTTCAGGCTGCCCGAGTTGCGTTTAAAGAGTGGTCAGGCAAAGCGCTCACAGAACGCTTAGAAGTTTTAGAAAGTTTCACTGAGCTATTGAAAGAAAATAAGGAGTTTTTGGCTGATCTTATTGCTCAAGAAACTGGTAAGCCAAAATGGGAGACACTGACAGAAGCTGGAGCGATGGTAGGAAAGCTTGCGATATCCATGAAGGCTTATGAAGAACGTACTGGGACGAAAGAGTCAGAAGTGCCAGGAGCGCGTGCGATTTTACGTCATAAGCCACATGGCGTGGTCGCGGTGTTTGGTCCTTATAATTTCCCTGGGCATTTGCCAAATGGCCACATTGTGCCGGCATTATTGGCAGGGAATACGATTGTATTTAAACCAAGCGAGTTAACACCTAAAACGGCCGAAGCAGTGATCAAACTTTGGCAAAAAGCGGGGCTTCCAGCAGGGGTGTTAAACCTTGTTCAAGGTTTAAAAGAAACCGGTCAAGCTTTGGCAAGCCATGAGCAAATCGATGGCTTATTTTTCACTGGCAGCTCAACAACTGGGCGGATTTTGCATGAGCAATATGGCGGGCAGCCGGGTAAAATTTTGGCCTTAGAAATGGGGGGTAATAACCCGCTCATCGTTGCCGATATTAAAAATCCAAAAGCAGCCGTTTATCATACCCTGCAATCGGCTTATATTTCTGCAGGGCAGCGCTGTACCTGTGCACGTCGTTTGATTGTGCCTGTCGGTAGCGAAGGTGATGAATTCATCAATGATCTAGTCACTGCTGTTAAAGAAATTAAGGTTGCTGAATACGATGCAGAAGAGCAGCCATTTATGGGCTCATTGATCTCTCATCAAGCGGCGAAACAATTATTATCCGTTCAAGAGAATTTTGTTCAGCAAGGGGCAAAATCACTGGTTGAAATGAAGCTATTAAAAGAAGATAGCGGTTTAGTCAGCCCAGGCTTAATTGATGTGACGGGCGTTGATTTAATGGATGAAGAACACTTTGGGCCATTGTTGAAAATTATCCGTGTTAAAGACTTTGATGAAGCGATTAGCGTTGCTAATAATACTTCGTTTGGTTTGTCAGCAGGAATTTTATCGGATAATGCAGAACTATACGATACTTTCTTACGCTTAAGCCGTGCAGGGATTGTCAATTGGAATAGACCATTAACGGGCGCAAGCTCAGCATCACCTTTTGGTGGAGTGGGTGATAGCGGTAACCATCGTGCGAGTGCTTACTATGCAGCAGATTACTGTGCGTACCCAGTTGCAAGCTTAGAAGCTGAAAGTCTCGTTTTACCTGAAACGATGAGCCCAGGACTTACTGTAAAATAA
- a CDS encoding arginine N-succinyltransferase, translating to MGRIFFDLEFKQADYLTGIGNKQFISDMMPRHPIYTELLPESACEVIGKVHKDTAPALALLEKEGFVYKGYVDIFDAGPTVEAQLKYIRSIRKSMAAVFKGHIDSEQGELAIISNCSFGFRSCISSISVEHDQAYLTHEAAEALHVKPGDQLRYILLDVKKEKE from the coding sequence TTGGGGCGAATTTTTTTCGATTTAGAGTTTAAACAAGCTGATTATTTAACCGGTATTGGTAACAAGCAGTTTATTTCTGACATGATGCCGCGTCATCCAATTTATACTGAATTACTGCCTGAAAGTGCCTGTGAAGTAATTGGCAAAGTGCATAAAGATACCGCACCTGCCTTAGCATTGCTTGAAAAAGAAGGTTTTGTTTATAAAGGCTATGTTGATATTTTCGACGCAGGCCCAACTGTTGAAGCTCAGCTGAAGTATATCCGCTCAATTCGTAAGAGTATGGCGGCCGTTTTTAAAGGTCATATTGATTCTGAGCAGGGCGAGCTTGCAATTATTAGCAATTGTTCGTTTGGCTTTAGATCCTGTATTAGCAGTATTTCGGTTGAGCATGATCAAGCTTATTTAACACATGAAGCGGCGGAGGCCTTACACGTTAAGCCCGGCGATCAGTTGCGTTATATTTTATTAGATGTAAAGAAGGAGAAAGAGTAA
- a CDS encoding arginine N-succinyltransferase, with amino-acid sequence MTRSIHTVVRPVEMRDLPKLCHLAEVSGVGLTTLPVNEELLQQRIATSEASLSNKEPNYRQGDYLFVLEDLESEQIVGTSGIYSCVGHGLPCYHYRLTTLAKSCEALGMYKELKALSLSNDYHGASEIGTLFLHPDFRAHKNGHLLSRSRFLFMAQFPDRFDDTVIAEMRGVSSSDGHSPFWEGLGANFFRFRV; translated from the coding sequence ATGACAAGAAGTATTCATACAGTTGTTCGTCCAGTTGAAATGCGTGACTTACCCAAACTGTGTCATTTGGCAGAAGTGTCAGGCGTCGGCTTAACGACGTTACCTGTAAATGAAGAATTATTACAACAACGTATCGCCACCTCTGAGGCAAGTTTAAGCAATAAGGAGCCTAATTATCGTCAAGGCGACTATTTATTTGTCTTAGAGGATTTGGAGTCAGAGCAGATTGTTGGCACCAGCGGTATTTATTCATGTGTTGGTCATGGTTTGCCTTGCTATCACTATCGGCTAACAACGTTAGCAAAATCGTGCGAAGCGTTAGGGATGTATAAAGAGCTAAAAGCTTTGTCTCTTTCTAATGATTATCATGGTGCGTCTGAAATTGGTACATTATTTTTGCACCCTGATTTTCGTGCACATAAAAATGGTCATTTATTATCGCGTTCACGTTTTTTATTTATGGCACAATTTCCAGATCGTTTTGATGATACTGTGATTGCTGAGATGAGAGGCGTTTCTAGCTCTGATGGCCACTCACCTTTTTGGGAAGGTCTTGGGGCGAATTTTTTTCGATTTAGAGTTTAA
- the recG gene encoding ATP-dependent DNA helicase RecG: MLNDELNLASLKGVGPKLLAKLKQLGIHSVTDLLFHLPYRYEDHTRLTPLTELIPGEFVLVFGQVSCSQILRKGGLIARLVTEFGEISICFFKTFGRVQSAFAPGHWVLCAGVLRESDFGYELVHPEWKSAINGILPPLATQLRPVYSSCEGLAQTSLRRIINQALDYLRQGKVNFSALYSECSERMQESFPALIDAILYLHAPDASCDKKALEHYYHPAWQALLIDELLTHQLSLHHARCEVDQQKAQSLSICKQRVKQFLEKLPFELTGAQHRVSQEIYQDLVRERPMQRLVQGDVGAGKTVIAALAILQTATCGQAALLAPLEVLATQHYQTLKNWLEPFGIKVVLLSGRLKKKERESLLAEIASGQVELIVGTHALLQEDVDYNELNLVIIDEQHRFGVEQRSLLSQQAQKKGMMPHQLLMTATPIPRTLAMTLYADLDVSLLDEVPKGRQPIKTIALANQRRNEVIARVRENCQKGHQAYWVCTLIEDSEESVLQAAKGLKALLDEELMGLNIGLVHGRMSAQDKNQLLTDFKTHQLDVLVATTVIEVGVDVPNASLMVIENPERLGLAQLHQLRGRVGRGSVQSYCVLLYQAPLSEQGYKRLEVLRKSSDGFYIAEQDLLLRGPGDLLGARQTGELAFRFVDLMRDEYLIEFIKEQKINFSDPILKEKLCAAKKRWLTDGSSAALV, from the coding sequence TTGCTGAACGATGAGCTTAATCTAGCCAGCTTAAAAGGCGTAGGTCCTAAACTCTTAGCTAAGCTAAAACAGTTAGGCATTCACTCTGTTACTGACTTACTTTTTCACTTGCCTTATCGTTATGAAGATCACACACGCTTAACGCCGCTGACTGAACTTATTCCCGGCGAGTTTGTTTTGGTTTTTGGTCAGGTGAGTTGCAGCCAAATTTTAAGAAAAGGCGGATTAATTGCTCGTTTAGTCACAGAATTTGGCGAAATTTCAATCTGCTTTTTTAAAACTTTTGGTCGTGTACAAAGCGCATTTGCTCCAGGGCATTGGGTGTTATGTGCTGGGGTGTTACGAGAAAGTGATTTTGGTTATGAGTTGGTGCACCCCGAATGGAAAAGTGCGATTAATGGGATACTACCACCGTTAGCGACTCAATTACGGCCGGTTTACTCAAGTTGTGAGGGATTAGCCCAGACAAGTCTGCGGCGCATTATTAATCAGGCATTAGATTACTTAAGGCAAGGAAAAGTTAATTTTTCAGCTTTATATTCTGAGTGCTCTGAAAGAATGCAAGAGAGCTTTCCTGCTTTAATCGATGCGATTTTGTATTTACATGCACCGGATGCGAGCTGTGATAAAAAAGCACTGGAGCACTATTACCATCCAGCGTGGCAGGCGTTATTAATTGATGAACTATTGACTCACCAATTGAGCTTGCATCATGCTCGTTGTGAGGTGGATCAGCAAAAAGCGCAGTCATTATCTATTTGCAAGCAGCGCGTGAAGCAATTTTTAGAGAAGCTACCCTTTGAGTTAACCGGTGCTCAGCATCGAGTGAGTCAGGAAATTTATCAAGATCTAGTGCGAGAAAGGCCGATGCAACGCTTGGTCCAGGGTGATGTTGGTGCTGGGAAGACGGTGATTGCAGCGCTGGCTATTTTACAAACTGCAACTTGTGGGCAAGCTGCATTATTGGCTCCTCTAGAAGTATTGGCAACCCAACATTATCAGACATTAAAAAATTGGTTAGAGCCGTTTGGCATCAAGGTTGTCTTATTATCAGGGCGCTTAAAGAAAAAAGAACGAGAGAGTTTACTGGCTGAAATTGCGTCAGGGCAGGTAGAGCTTATTGTGGGGACGCATGCATTGCTGCAAGAAGATGTCGATTATAATGAGCTTAATTTGGTGATTATTGATGAGCAGCATCGTTTTGGTGTTGAGCAGCGGAGTCTATTAAGTCAACAAGCACAGAAAAAAGGAATGATGCCGCATCAATTATTGATGACGGCAACGCCAATTCCACGCACTTTGGCAATGACCTTGTATGCCGACTTAGATGTTTCCCTATTAGATGAAGTGCCAAAAGGTCGCCAGCCAATAAAAACCATTGCGTTGGCCAATCAACGTCGTAATGAAGTGATTGCTCGTGTTCGTGAAAATTGCCAAAAAGGTCATCAGGCTTATTGGGTGTGCACTTTAATTGAAGATTCTGAAGAATCAGTTTTACAGGCGGCCAAAGGGCTAAAAGCACTCTTAGATGAAGAACTTATGGGCTTGAACATTGGTCTGGTGCATGGGCGTATGAGTGCACAGGATAAAAATCAATTACTCACTGATTTTAAAACACATCAGTTAGATGTATTGGTTGCGACCACGGTGATTGAGGTGGGGGTGGATGTGCCGAATGCGAGCTTGATGGTGATAGAAAACCCTGAAAGGTTAGGACTTGCTCAATTACATCAGTTGCGTGGACGCGTTGGTCGTGGCTCAGTACAAAGCTACTGTGTTTTGCTGTATCAAGCTCCATTGTCAGAGCAAGGTTATAAGCGCTTAGAAGTATTGAGGAAAAGCAGTGATGGCTTTTATATTGCTGAGCAGGATTTATTATTACGAGGGCCTGGAGATTTGTTGGGGGCGCGGCAAACGGGTGAGCTCGCATTTCGCTTTGTTGATTTAATGCGAGATGAGTATTTAATTGAGTTTATTAAAGAGCAAAAGATTAATTTTTCTGACCCCATTTTAAAAGAAAAATTATGCGCTGCAAAAAAACGCTGGCTTACTGATGGAAGCAGCGCAGCATTAGTTTAG
- a CDS encoding acyl-CoA thioesterase, producing the protein MAETTSVKSQGSLVMRTIAMPADTNANGDIFGGWILSQMDLGGGIIAKKTANTRTTTVAIDSLTFLNPVHIGETVSCYAQVAHIGRTSMKINVEVWVYRHLSNEDLLVTKGVFTYVSIDEDGRPTPVKRDNN; encoded by the coding sequence ATGGCTGAAACAACGTCAGTAAAATCTCAAGGCTCGCTGGTCATGCGTACCATTGCTATGCCTGCAGATACCAATGCCAACGGCGATATTTTCGGCGGCTGGATTTTGTCACAAATGGATTTAGGTGGTGGAATTATCGCCAAGAAAACAGCGAATACACGGACAACCACTGTTGCAATCGACTCATTAACCTTCTTAAATCCGGTACATATCGGCGAAACCGTTTCTTGCTATGCTCAAGTGGCTCATATCGGCAGAACATCCATGAAAATCAATGTTGAAGTTTGGGTTTATCGCCATCTTAGCAATGAGGATTTGCTAGTGACTAAAGGTGTTTTTACCTATGTCTCTATTGATGAAGATGGGCGCCCCACACCGGTGAAGCGCGACAATAACTAA
- the rph gene encoding ribonuclease PH, which translates to MRPSGRKQDELREIRITRNYTKHAEGSVLVEYGDTKVLCNASAINGVPRFLKGQGQGWVTAEYGMLPRATTQRTDREAARGKQTGRTQEIQRLIGRSLRAAVDMKALGENTIHVDCDVIQADGGTRTASITGACVAVADAIRHLYERNRLKSNPLKNLVAAVSVGIYKGEAVLDLDYLEDSSAETDMNIIMNDENNFIEVQGTAEGVAFTADELQSMLKLGQHGIEQLISMQQKSTRAFC; encoded by the coding sequence ATGCGTCCAAGTGGTCGAAAACAAGATGAATTGCGGGAAATCCGCATTACTCGTAATTATACCAAGCATGCTGAAGGCTCTGTACTGGTTGAGTATGGAGATACGAAGGTTTTATGTAATGCCAGTGCGATTAATGGCGTACCACGCTTTCTAAAAGGCCAAGGTCAAGGGTGGGTGACAGCAGAATATGGTATGTTACCTCGGGCAACAACGCAACGGACGGATCGAGAAGCGGCGCGCGGTAAGCAAACGGGTCGTACTCAAGAGATTCAGCGCTTAATTGGCCGCTCTTTGCGTGCAGCCGTCGATATGAAAGCCTTGGGTGAGAATACGATTCATGTTGATTGTGATGTAATTCAAGCCGATGGCGGTACGCGCACAGCATCAATTACGGGGGCTTGTGTTGCTGTAGCAGATGCAATTCGTCATTTATATGAGCGCAATCGCTTAAAATCAAATCCATTAAAGAATCTTGTCGCTGCTGTTTCTGTTGGTATTTACAAGGGTGAAGCGGTATTGGATCTAGATTATCTAGAAGATTCCAGTGCAGAGACGGATATGAATATTATCATGAACGATGAGAATAACTTTATTGAAGTTCAAGGCACTGCAGAAGGCGTCGCTTTCACCGCCGATGAGCTGCAATCGATGCTTAAGCTAGGTCAGCATGGCATCGAGCAACTCATCAGCATGCAGCAAAAAAGCACTAGAGCTTTCTGTTGA